The Pseudofrankia inefficax genome window below encodes:
- a CDS encoding response regulator transcription factor — MLVVEDEPHISDLIRLYLTREGFGVEVRQDGAAGLTAARELAPVALVLDVRLPGLDGRDVLRALRAEENWTPVLFVTARDDEVDRILGLELGADDYLVKPFSPRELVARLRAVLRRAGPQAAQPATRTLRAGAVELDLDRRQVAAAGVPVALTATEFDLLAALLARPGLVYTRERLLSQVWGYHAAAGTRTVDVHVAQVRAKLGDVSPIRTVRGVGYTADA; from the coding sequence GTGGTCGAGGACGAGCCGCACATCAGCGACCTGATCCGGCTGTACCTGACCAGGGAGGGCTTCGGCGTCGAGGTCCGCCAGGACGGCGCCGCCGGGCTCACGGCGGCCCGCGAGCTCGCGCCGGTCGCGCTCGTCCTCGACGTCCGGCTGCCCGGCCTCGACGGGCGCGACGTGCTGCGCGCGCTGCGCGCCGAGGAGAACTGGACGCCGGTCCTGTTCGTGACCGCGCGCGACGACGAGGTCGACCGGATTCTCGGCCTGGAGCTCGGCGCCGACGACTACCTGGTCAAGCCGTTCTCCCCGCGCGAGCTGGTCGCCCGGCTGCGGGCCGTACTGCGCCGCGCCGGTCCGCAGGCGGCTCAGCCGGCGACGCGGACCCTGCGGGCCGGCGCCGTCGAGCTCGACCTCGACCGCCGCCAGGTGGCCGCCGCCGGGGTGCCGGTCGCGCTGACGGCCACCGAGTTCGACCTGCTCGCCGCGCTGCTGGCCCGCCCGGGGCTGGTCTACACCCGGGAGCGGCTGCTCTCCCAGGTGTGGGGCTACCACGCCGCGGCCGGGACCCGCACCGTCGACGTGCACGTCGCCCAGGTCCGCGCCAAGCTCGGCGACGTCTCCCCGATCCGGACCGTCCGCGGCGTCGGGTACACCGCCGATGCCTGA